A stretch of Triticum aestivum cultivar Chinese Spring chromosome 1D, IWGSC CS RefSeq v2.1, whole genome shotgun sequence DNA encodes these proteins:
- the LOC123178773 gene encoding putative disease resistance protein RGA1, producing the protein MAELGGMLAAAIIKVVAEQIGSAIGSQIVLQKNFNEDLKKMKMALESVDAVLEDAERRSITDKVTRLWLKRLKNFMYEISDMIDEFEADTQAIARPSPQKFSFKKYLAIIMIPCLTIGPKITMANKMNKMRKGLEVITGQHKEFKLTECTNANEQTVTDVQETSSKLERHIVGRTKEKDKILAYLSESMINEITVLPIYGIGGLGKTTLAKMVYNSPQFKEYSQVWVYVSQTFDLKKIGNSIISQLSEKNREIAYTEKQMIDNYLQKLLANKNILIVLDDLWENNKSHLEELLGMLKVGESGKVVVVVTTRYEDIAKKICTIQPHKLAPLKDDECWTIIKQKSDFESRYDQQELRHIGKDIASKCRGVALAAQSLGHMLHSLPFDEWESVRNSDFWNLSDSEDTSLTHVLPSLKLSYSVMPSYLKICFAYCAIFPKGYKIVKDDLIHQWISMGFIKAESKSSTWQLGEKCIRQLLGLSFLEHSKSALTIGVNFENDTLFTMHDLVHDLARLVMADEILVSSKQGNTRGSCCHFALLNDCRKPLESSKIRALRFLGCEEYKLHDAAFSSAISLRVLDLSECTIHNLAYCIGELKQLRYLNAPRIQDAKIPDSITKLSKLIYLNLHGSPTMLALPESIGEIEGLLYLDLSGCSGIAKLPESFRRLQELVHLDMSNCSSVGGISVFLESLTQLEYLNLSCCQNIGDIPKALGGLYKLQYLNLSNSSYLQCCQEAEFLGALTKLVYLNLSSWYCELQKLPEALGRFTQLKYLNLSGWRDLTKLPRLFGSLKHLVHLDLSHCSMIDRLHEALVGLINLKYLNLEYTRLNLLPDDLTKLRYLNLSNLRNMQEDAFDSLINHICSNLSDLEYLDLSANYDIKRIPESICSLTKLHTLDLSRCNLKKVPESIHTIGSFKFLYLKGCDRFFRKPQLGGSTVSLPKFIVRAGDDESGSNLVLLQPTYPVELQIIKLENVKSTGEAHNVRLIEKKSLQDLNLEWTRGVKRFVDDKMLLEKLVPPSTLRKLEICAYNGISFPSWLAGQLPNLQFLVLRDMANLEEWNTSYSTSEEHVFQKVEIHGCPMLRMKPHLPKSKSWVIEHSDNVLTSWDECTVSHTSASSSSSPVTTWLSVQYCKVPLHQWRLLRHFLGLPSLSIHNCGDLTGSPEITQRLSSVETLCLGDKHMEELPKWLGELKSLENLDIISGDGVAELNENMRQLTKLQALELNLCNNITLPPWLGELTSLKELNIAHNGVLRSLPASIQQLTRLQEIQIINCPALEHVAVESEVGKMKLSHNQERVCVLPTSLKRLSISYCNGIKSLPQGIHQLTNLQELDISNCHGLEQWCELEENKMKLAHIEKKEFYWG; encoded by the exons ATGGCAGAGCTGGGCGGCATGCTTGCCGCTGCCATCATCAAGGTGGTGGCCGAGCAGATTGGCTCTGCGATCGGAAGTCAGATCGTACTGCAGAAGAACTTCAATGAGGACCTCAAGAAGATGAAGATGGCACTGGAGAGCGTTGATGCCGTGCTCGAGGACGCTGAGAGGCGGTCAATAACGGATAAGGTGACGCGTCTGTGGCTGAAGCGGCTTAAGAACTTCATGTATGAGATCTCCGACATGATAGATGAGTTTGAAGCAGACACACAAGCCATCGCCCGGCCGTCACCGCAGAAA TTTTCCTTCAAAAAATATTTGGCAATAATTATGATCCCTTGTCTCACAATTGGTCCCAAGATTACAATGGCCAATAAGATGAATAAGATGAGGAAGGGTCTGGAGGTGATAACAGGTCAGCACAAGGAATTCAAATTAACTGAATGCACTAATGCCAATGAGCAAACAGTTACTGATGTACAGGAAACATCGTCAAAATTGGAGAGACACATCGTTGGGAGGACCAAGGAGAAAGATAAAATATTGGCTTATTTATCTGAAAGCATGATAAACGAGATCACTGTCCTTCCAATATATGGCATTGGAGGCCTTGGCAAGACAACCTTGGCAAAAATGGTTTACAATAGTCCCCAAttcaaagaatactctcaagtttGGGTTTATGTGTCCCAGACATTTGATTTGAAGAAAATTGGTAACTCTATAATATCACAGCTATCAGAGAAAAATAGGGAGATTGCGTACACTGAAAAGCAGATGATAGACAATTACCTTCAAAAGCTCCTTGCCAATAAGAATATTCTGATTGTTTTAGATGACTTGTGGGAAAACAATAAATCTCATTTGGAAGAGTTGTTGGGTATGTTAAAGGTTGGGGAGAGCGGAAAGGTGGTTGTTGTAGTAACCACACGCTATGAAGACATTGCAAAGAAAATTTGTACTATTCAACCTCACAAATTAGCACCACTAAAAGATGACGAGTGCTGGACTATCATAAAGCAAAAGAGTGACTTTGAATCGAGATATGACCAACAAGAGTTGCGGCACATAGGGAAGGACATTGCAAGTAAGTGTCGAGGTGTGGCTTTAGCGGCCCAATCACTTGGACACATGCTGCATTCTCTCCCGTTTGACGAATGGGAGTCGGTGAGAAACAGTGATTTCTGGAATTTATCTGATTCAGAAGATACAAGTTTGACACATGTGCTTCCATCATTGAAGTTAAGCTACAGTGTTATGCCATCGTATTTGAAGATATGTTTTGCCTACTGTGCGATTTTTCCAAAAGGTTACAAGATAGTTAAAGATGATCTGATTCATCAGTGGATTTCAATGGGATTCATCAAGGCAGAGAGCAAGTCATCCACTTGGCAGCTTGGAGAGAAATGCATTAGGCAGCTTCTTGGGCTCTCCTTCCTTGAACATTCAAAGTCAGCACTG ACTATAGGAGTGAATTTCGAAAATGATACATTGTTCACTATGCATGATTTGGTGCACGATCTAGCAAGATTGGTCATGGCCGACGAAATACTTGTCTCTAGCAAACAAGGCAACACTAGGGGAAGCTGCTGCCACTTCGCATTGCTCAATGATTGTCGCAAGCCATTGGAGTCATCCAAGATAAGAGCACTCCGTTTTCTAGGTTGTGAAGAATATAAACTCCATGATGCCGCATTTTCCTCCGCTATATCCTTGCGTGTCTTGGACTTAAGTGAGTGCACTATACATAATTTGGCATACTGTATTGGTGAACTGAAGCAACTGAGATATCTTAATGCTCCAAGAATCCAAGATGCAAAGATTCCGGACAGTATCACCAAGCTCTCAAAATTAATTTACCTAAACCTTCATGGATCTCCTACAATGTTAGCACTACCAGAGTCAATTGGAGAAATTGAGGGTCTACTGTATCTTGATTTGTCAGGTTGTTCTGGAATTGCAAAACTGCCAGAATCATTCAGAAGGCTACAAGAATTGGTGCATCTGGATATGTCAAATTGCTCCTCTGTTGGAGGTATATCGGTGTTCTTGGAGAGCCTCACACAACTAGAGTATTTGAACTTATCATGCTGCCAAAATATTGGAGACATACCGAAAGCTCTGGGAGGCCTATACAAACTGCAGTATTTGAACTTATCAAACAGCTCCTATCTTCAATGTTGTCAAGAAGCAGAATTTTTGGGTGCCCTCACCAAGCTCGTGTATTTGAACTTATCTTCGTGGTATTGTGAACTTCAAAAGCTCCCTGAAGCTTTGGGCAGATTCACTCAACTCAAGTACTTAAACTTATCAGGTTGGCGAGATTTGACGAAATTGCCAAGATTATTTGGGAGTCTAAAACATTTGGTGCATCTTGATTTATCACATTGTTCCATGATTGATCGTCTACATGAAGCTTTAGTTGGTCTTATCAATCTTAAATACTTGAATTTAGAATATACACGCCTCAATTTGCTGCCAGATGATCTGACCAAACTCCGGTATTTAAATCTATCCAATCTAAGAAACATGCAGGAAGATGCCTTTGACAGTCTCATCAACCATATATGCAGTAATCTTTCCGATCTAGAGTATTTGGACTTGTCTGCTAATTATGATATTAAAAGAATACCTGAAAGTATTTGTAGCCTCACAAAGTTGCATACATTGGACCTCTCGAGATGCAATTTGAAGAAGGTACCAGAAAGTATACATACAATTGGTAGTTTCAAGTTTCTTTATTTAAAGGGATGTGACCGTTTTTTCAGAAAGCCTCAACTTGGTGGCAGTACAGTATCATTACCAAAATTTATTGTGCGTGCTGGTGATGATGAATCCGGCAGCAATCTTGTGCTGCTACAACCCACATATCCTGTTGAGCTGCAGATAATTAAACTTGAAAACGTGAAGTCTACAGGAGAGGCACATAATGTAAGATTAATTGAAAAGAAAAGCCTTCAAGACTTGAATCTGGAGTGGACTCGAGGTGTTAAGAGATTTGTGGATGACAAAATGTTGCTAGAAAAACTAGTTCCACCAAGCACATTAAGGAAATTGGAGATATGTGCTTATAATGGTATCAGCTTTCCATCCTGGCTAGCGGGCCAACTACCAAACCTCCAGTTTCTAGTTCTCAGAGATATGGCAAACCTTGAAGAGTGGAACACGTCATACTCCACTAGTGAGGAGCACGTGTTTCAAAAAGTGGAAATACATGGTTGTCCCATGTTAAGGATGAAACCGCATCTGCCTAAATCAAAATCCTGGGTGATAGAACACAGTGATAATGTGTTGACATCATGGGATGAATGCACTGTGTCACACACTAgtgcttcttcctcttcttctcctgtaaCTACTTGGTTGTCGGTTCAATACTGCAAGGTGCCACTGCATCAGTGGAGGTTGCTTCGACACTTCCTTGGACTACCTTCTTTGTCAATTCACAACTGCGGTGATCTAACCGGCTCACCAGAAATTACCCAACGTCTATCCTCTGTGGAGACACTATGCCTAGGAGACAAACACATGGAAGAACTACCGAAATGGTTGGGTGAGCTCAAATCTCTAGAGAATCTAGATATAATAAGTGGCGATGGAGTAGCGGAGTTGAATGAGAACATGAGGCAACTCACAAAGCTACAAGCACTAGAACTGAACTTGTGCAACAACATAACACTGCCGCCTTGGTTAGGCGAATTAACATCTCTCAAGGAACTTAACATAGCTCACAATGGAGTCTTGAGGTCTTTGCCGGCAAGCATACAACAACTCACCAGGCTCCAGGAAATACAAATTATTAACTGCCCTGCACTAGAGCACGTGGCTGTTGAATCAGAGGTCGGAAAGATGAAGCTCAGTCACAACCAAGAAAGGGTATGTGTCCTGCCCACCTCTCTCAAGCGACTTAGTATCAGTTATTGTAATGGTATCAAGTCTTTGCCTCAGGGCATACATCAACTCACAAACCTCCAAGAACTAGACATTTCTAACTGCCATGGACTAGAGCAGTGGTGTGAATTAGAGGAGAACAAGATGAAGCTGGCTCACATAGAAAAGAAG GAATTTTACTGGGGTTAG